Genomic window (Neorickettsia findlayensis):
AACTCTGCGTCTTTCAAGACATTCAAATTGCTTGTAGCAGAAATGTTTCTGTTGAGTGGAAAAGCAGATAGATATTTAGTGTTAACATGCCTCTCGTTTATACTATCGATAACTCCCGTGTTCCTGCAGAGAATTGTCACATGTTGGGTGTTGAATGCAAGAAGGTTCGCGATTGCAGTTCCCCATGCCCCTCCACCAATAACGACTGAGTCCATGAGCCCCCCATACTTCATTGTCGATAGAATGGTACATCAAAGCTACCTATCTGTCATCACAGAAGCCCGTTAACGACAAAGCTGAAATGATCATGTGGTGTTACGATAAAGTGATCTACAAGCTGTACGTCCACTTTCTGACAGATCTTCTTCAACTTCCCAGTTATGAGTAAGTCCTCCTGAGAGGGTAGGGGATTGCCGCTGGGATGATTATGTGCGATGACAATTGCACTTGCACCGCAGGTTAGACATTTTTTAATAATTTCTCTCATACAAAGCGGTGTATGGTCGGTAGCTCCAAGTTCCTGCACATACTCTCTGATCAGGGTGTACTTCTTATTAAGAAAAAGGACGCGTATTGTCTCGACTGGGTTATTCCCGATACTTAAACGTAAGTAGTCTACAACCGATTTCCACGATTTTAAGGTGGTTCTGGAGGTTAGGTCCTTTCTGAGAATTGCTTTCATACTTTCGCGCACGGTTTTGATGAGTGCAACAACAGCGTCATTGACGCCTTTCACACTTTTCAAGTCGTCATGATCAGCAGCGAAAAGTTTCTTAAAATCTCCAAACTCTTTTAGCAGAGATTTGGCCAGAGGCTTAACATCAATCCTTGGATGAGTTGCAAAGAGCAAATACTCTAGCAACTCCAACTCCGACACAGTACCACCTGCACTTTGTATTATGCGCTGGCGAAGCCTGAGCCTATGCCCTTTATGCAACGACCCAGGTATAACTTCCACACCCTTTTGTCCCAACTTTTTCATAGTCAGCTCGACACCCCATTTATCGCGAACCGCTAGAATCAGATAAACAGAAAATCAAATCCTACTGAACTAGAGCATTCTGCAGTGGCTTTGCATCCTGTGCTATTTATTTTTTTCTTCTCCATAAGCCTGAGACATGGTTTTTACCAATGAGAGAACTTTACTTCTTACTGAATCTTCCGTAATAGCCTTGAATGCACGAACCAAAACCAGAAGCTCTTTGTTATACTCATTCTCATGCTCAAACTCTATGCTATTTTCAGAATCATATAACGTATCGCCCTCGTGTTCCTTGTTTAGCGAAGCAAAAAAATAGGAGGGCGAAACTTTACAAAACTTACATATGTCAAGCAGCCTGCTTACACAAAGGCGGTTCGCACCGCATTCGTACTTCTGAAGCTGCTGGAAGGTTACACCAATTTCCTTGGCTATGGCAGCCTGGCTATAACCTTTAAGGGTCCTAAGCCTACGAATCTGCTTTCCAATCATCACGTCAGTTTCCGCACGTTTCTTAAAATTCTCAGAGATTTTAGGCATATAAAAACACTGTACCGTGAATAAACGCAAAGTATTATGCTAACTCCTAACCGGTAGATAAACAACAACAATCATATTGGCATTGTTAACAATGCCAATATGATAAATCCTATTTTCTCTACAAAAAGCCAAGACAAGCCGATCGCTCATAGTAGGAAACACTACGCGTAGGATTATACCAATAGAACCATCAATGAGTCAAGATAATCTGCTTAAATGTACGATACTTCCTAATGTAAAGTAGAAAAATTTAAAGAAAAGGTTCATTTAAAGAGATGCTAAATGACTTTCATGTGCATTCGTTCAACAAGTTTTACTCGGACGAAAGACGCTATAATATTTTCATGCCACCGGTCTGAGAGCCTCTGGAAAGCGTGGAACGCCTCATGTTTAAATTCGATAAGTGGATTTTTCTGTGCGACGGCCTTGAGGTTTATGCTTAATCTAAGATTCTCTAGAAACTGCAAATGCTCTTTCCATAGTTGGTCTAGTATCGCTATCATTATGCGCTTTTTTATTTCCAAAAGAAGTTCCACGTTCGCACGTTCCTTTTCTGCAATGATATTTTTTGTTTTTGAGTCTATGAAGCCTTCAATATCTTCGGTTTTATGTAGTTCTTTAAAGTCCTCGTTGTATATTGATTGCATACTGTGGACCAGAGTTGGAATATCATAAAAACTCTTAGATCGCGCATTTTCAAGAGTTTTAGCGTTTACATCTGACACTATTGGTAACAGATCTATATCATTGCTTTCCATGATATTGTTTCGGTGGCTGAAGACGACTTTCCTTTGTTCATTTATCACGTCATCGAACTTAATAAGGTTTTTTCTGATCTCATAATTACGGCTCTCTACTTTCTTTTGTGCCTTTTCGAGTGAACGTGTTATGTACGAATGTTTTATGGCGCCATTATTGGAAAGCTGCTTTTTTAGCATGTTACGTATTCCCGGTGTACCGAACACACGCAATAGATCATCGTCGAGTGAGAGAAAAAACTTTGATTCACCTGGATCACCTTGTCTACCTGATCTTCCTCTGAGTTGATTATCAATACGGCGGCTTTCGTGTCTTTCAGTACCAATAACGTAAAGTCCTCCAGCTTTTCGAACTATCTCTTCGTTTTTTGCATGCTCTTTTTCAGTTTCATCGTTTGCTGAAACGTTAAAATTAAAGTTGCCCCCCAACTGGATATCTGTTCCTCTTCCAGCCATATTTGTGGCTATAGTTATAGCGCCGGGTTTACCTGCTTGTGCAATAATTTCCGCTTCGAAAGCGTGCTGTTTTGCGTTCAATACGGAGTGCTTTAGCTTTGCCTTTTTCAGTTCACGTGAGAGTTCTTCAGAATTTTCTATACTCGTTGTTCCAATCAGGATGGGTTGTAGTTTCTCATGACATTCTTTTGCGAGTTTTAGAATAGCTTCGTATTTCTCCTTTTTTGAGGCGTATATTTCATCATCATGATCAATTCTGCGTACTGGCAGATGTGATGGTATTTGTACGACTCCTAGCCCGTATATTGTCGAGAATTCCTCCCTTTCTGTTGCAGCTGTTCCTGTCATGCCAGCAAGCTTGTTGTACATCCTGAAGTAGTTTTGGAATGTAATGGATGCAAGTGTTTGATTCTCATTTTGAATCTTGAGATTTTCTTTGGCTTCAAGTGCTTGATGTAGTCCCTCTGAATACCGTCTCCCATGCATCATACGGCCAGTAAACTCATCTATTAAAACTATTTGGCCATCTTTGACGATGTAATCCTTGTTTTTTTGGAAGAGATTGATTGCCTTGAGGGATTGATTCAAACAGTGTACAAGTTGCAGGTTTTGTGGTTCATAGAGCGATGAACCAGTCTCTATGAATTTTTCATCCATCAATAGTTTTTCTACGGCTTCTTGCCCTTCCTCTGTGAGAGAAACGGTTCTTGCTTTTTCATCAACTGTGTATAAAGTGCTATCGAGCTTTTCTGCAAGCTTATTTATGCTTGCGTAAAGGTATGAGGCACCATCCGTCATACCCGAGACTATAAGCGGTGTACGTGCCTCATCGATCAATATTGAGTCAACTTCATCCACGATTGCATAATGAAGGCCCCGCTGCACCATTTCTCCTTTGGAAAACTTCATGTTATCCCGAAGATAATCAAAGCCCAGCTCGTTGTTTGTGGCATAGGTGATATCTGCTTTATATGCATGTGCTCTTTCTGGATCACGCATATCTGAAGTAACACAAGAAACTTGTAATCCTAGATATCTATAGATTTGTTTCATCCACTCGGTATCTCTTCGAGCTAAGTAGTCGTTCACCGTTACTACGTGCACACCTTTTTCAGGGAGAGCGTTCAAATAAGCTGCTAGAGTTGCGACAAGCGTTTTCCCTTCGCCTGTGTGCATTTCACTTATCATTCCCCAGTGCAGCACAATTCCCCCCATGATTTGCACATCGAAATGCCGCATACCGAGGGTTCTGACGGAAGCCTCTCTGACACATGCATATGCTTCGGGCAGTATTTCATCTAGTGAAGCGCTTTGCTTGAACAGTCTTTCTTTGAATTCGTTAGTTTTGTTTCTAAGTTCGTCACTTGAGAGTTCACGAACCCTAGCCTCAAGAGCGTTGACTTGCTCCACACCACCGTTTAGCTTTCCCTTGATCTTTCGATTTCGAGAGTCAAAAATTTTGTGCACTAAATCTAGCATCTTGCCTGGAGAGCGTTACCATATACAGGTCGATATTTTATGCTCTTGTTTGAAGATTAGCAAATATGTGCCTAAATAGGATATATTCTTTGTTTTTATTCTAGAGTAATGAAGTTTGCACATGAATTTGTTTCAGTGTTGTCTTAATGCTACCAGAAAGTGATATTTTTAAGAGAATATTCTACAAAAAGTTTGTACATGTGGAAAACATTCTCAGAAGATGCTATAATCGGAATGGTGTTTTTTGGGGGTACTTGGGACATCAAAGTTTTCGAGTTCTGCGTGAAACCCAAATGTTTGAGGTTTTTGTTCGGTAAGACGTTGATCTTGATTAACATATAGTTAATCGAAAATTTACGAACTATGATGTATAAGTAACCGCACTTGGTGGTCTTTTATATTTTTATGGTGTGAGTGGTGCCTGGTTTGGGGCGTTTTTCTTGTGCCTCATTTGATTTTTTTGCCGTAGGGTGGAGTTGAGATGCGTATATTAGTAGTCGATGACGAGCAGAAGGTAACGGATTATGTGAAGAGTATTATTACCTCTGTTGGGTATGTTTGTGACACGGCTTCCTGTTGCCGTGATGCTTCAGCACTGATTAATTCCAGCAAAGGCGATTATCAGTATGATCTTATTATCCTAGACAGGGTTCTCCCCGACGGGGATGGCTTGGATATGATCTTAAATTTGCGTTGTAAGAACATAAAGACTCCCGTGATCTTTTTCTCTGCTCTCTCGTCTTATGAGAACAGGATTAAGGCTTTCGATTTTGGTGCCGATGATTTCATTGCGAAGAGTGAGCTGCATAAGGGTGAGTTTCTTGCGCGTATAAGGGCTGTTCTGAGAAGGTGCTTCAGCCATCACTTTTCGAAATTCAAGCTTGGTAACATGTTGGTGGACTTTCACATGCAGGTTTGTAAGATGCGTGGCAAAGTTGTGCAGCTGACAAACAAGGAATACTCAATGTTAGAGTTGATGTGTCTTCATGGTAGGGGAGCTATCATATCCAAGGATAAGTTTATAAGCCATCTTTATTCTAATAATGAGCCGACGGAGCAAAAAATCATTGATGTTTTTGCTTGCAAATTACGTAGCAAGCTAGCTGCGTATAACGATGGTGTGAGCTACATAGAGACAGTTTGGGGAAGAGGGTACACGTTGAATGAGAATGTTCCTCCAATAAGAAGTAGTGTGAAAAAATCTAGAGCTATTTCTGCTGATGAGCATGCTTCTGCAGCTGCTGGGCATGAGCTCCAGAAAAGTACCACCTAAGTAAGGGGTTGCATTACTGTGTGCAGGACCCAGCAAGGCTTCACTATTTTTCTCGTCCTAGAAAAAGGCGCATTCGCGTTCTTCTGCTTGGGCTCTTAAGGTCTTTCAGGTACAGCTTCTGTTTGCTTTCTGATCCAGGTTCGTAGTCTGTGTTGCAAATCTTTGTCTTGTAGGGCCAGTATTCTGCAGGCCAGGAGTGCTGCGTTTTCTGCGCCTGCTTTTCCTATAGAGAGAGTACCGACTGGTGTGCCTGCAGGCATCTGGCATATCGAAAGCAAGCTATCCAGACCGTTGAGTGTTTTACTTTCTACTGGTACTCCTAAGACTGGAATATCGCTTATGGCTGCGATCATTCCCGGTAAATGAGCTGCTCCTCCAGCGCCTGCTATTATTGTGCCAATTCCATTGTCTGCTGCGCTTTTCGAAAACTCATACAACCTTGCTGGAGTTCTGTGTGCTGATATCACGTAAGTCTCATATTGTACAATTAACTCTTCTAATATTTTCTCCGCATACTGCATAGTAGAATAGTCAGACGTACTGCCCATTACTACCGCTATCTTTTTAGAACTCATTCTCACCATCTCAACAATACATAGAATTCTAATTCATCCATGAAAGTACTCAATATGCATATACTGTTGTTCCCAAAGAAGTATCAAGAATCAAATTGGATGATCAGGTCCAGATTTCTATACACAAAGCTGTTTTTACACATTCACTCTCAGTCATGATTTTCAGGGAGGTAAAACCTTTACCAGCACAGTCTTGGTTGTGGCTCCAGAGGTAGTTCCGTACAGCCCGCTGTAATTCTCTCTATAGCCGCCCAGGCTATCATTGCTGCGTTATCTGTACATAGAACACCTTCTGGAAAGTGTAGAGATAAGTCATGATTTTTCGCAAATTCTTCTAATATTTTTCTTACGTAACGATTGGAGGCAACCCCTCCAGCTAATACGATCCTAGAATGGCCACAGATTTTCACGGCTTGTTCTAACTTACTGACCATGATTCTTGCTACGCATGCTTGGAACGATGCACAAATGTCGGCCTTATCTTGTTCTGTTATTTGGGGCAACGAAGTAATTATTTTTTTTAGGGCTGTTTTTATCCCTGATAGAGAAAAATTACAACCAGGTTGATTTATCATTGCTGCTGGTAAACGAAAACGTTCGGAGTCACCTTTGCTTGCGAACTTTTCGACAATTTTTCCTCCGGGATATGTAAACCCCAGCATAGTTGCTAGCTTGTCAAATGCTTCGCCAAATGCATCATCGAGTGTTTCCCCAAGAAGAAGATAATCACCTACCTTTTTTGCGTTGATAAGTTGAGAATGTCCTCCTGAGATCACGAGACAAACAAATGGGAAATTTATTTTCTTCGTAAGTCTTGCAGCGAGTAAGTGTCCTTCTAGGTGGTTTATTCCGAGAACAGGTTTCTTAAGCAAAAATGCAAGACCACGGGCCATCATCACTCCAACTATCAGCGATCCAACCAGTCCTGGACCAACAGTACAAGCAATAGATGTCAATTTTTCAAGATCATGTGCTTGAGCCGCCCTTCGTAGTATCTGAGGCAAAATTTTCAAATGCTCCCTGGATGCAAATTCCGGGTAGACTCCGTTATATTTGCTATGATCCTGGGTGAAAATTTCGTGAAAGTAAACCTTTCGTTCTTCAGAAACAATGGCGACTGAAGTTTCATCGCAACTTGTTTCTATGCCTAAAATTAAATGATTGTTCATTCAGGGTAAGAGTCCTCTTTAGAATCCCGGAGGAGCCCGATTTGTTTGTAAAACTGTTTCGCGCCTGAATGGATTGGTACATCCCCAGCTTCCGGAATGAGATCAACCTTTGTTATGTGCGAAAAAGCGGGATGTGTGCTTTGCAAAATGGCAAAATTCGAGAAGACACTGCTCACCAATTTATATGCTTTATCATCAGAAAAATCCTCAAGAACATAAAATCCCGACTTCACCGCAATCGTTTTTATTTCTTTTTCAGCTAATCCTGGATAAAGATCAGCAGGAATATCATAAGAGTAGTAATATGGATGATCTAGAAGTAACTTCTTTCTTGTTTCATCATCTAATGGCACGAGTTGCACATTGCAGGTCGCAGAAGCTTCCTGAAAAAGCCCACTCGGGTGACCTATAACAATTGTCATTACATCAATTTTACCATCACAAAGAGCACGCACCTGCTCAGACGAGTTCAATTCTGTTGTAAGTTTAAAGTCAGTACTTGTCCATCCCTTGGTTCTCATGATTTTTTCTATCGTTCCTCTTACACCAGTGCCGGGTGCACCGATGTTAACTATCTTATGTTTGATTTCATCAAAGCTTTTTATTCCTAGCTCTTTTCGTACAAGAACGGTAAAGGCCTCTTTATGCGTCGAAAAAAGTGAACGAAGTGAGGACATAGGTTGCATGGAGCTAAATAGTCCCGTGCCATTATACGCGTCATAAGCCCAATCTCCTTGTGCTGCCGCAACTTCTAAGTCACCATTTCTGAGTGCGTTCAAATTGTACATAGTACCGGGCGTAGACTGGACCGAACAAGATATATCGAGTGTGTTGTCATTTATCGAGTGTTTCTTAATAAACCTGCATATCGCATTGCCAGTTGCATAATACACTCCAGAGATAGAACCCGTACCCACTCGCATGAAGTAGCGTTCCTCACCAACTGCATGGCTCAAGAGCAGCGATAGAAAGAAGAGCATCGCCAGATTGGAGCGAAAATTTAACATCTAAAACCTCTACAGCCTTCTCGGTTCAATTATATTTGACAACAATAACGAATACAAATGGACTCGAGTACAAGGAAGTCATTCAGTACTTTTTCCTTTAGTTCTGTGGCACCAATAGCGTCCTAGTAACGTATTTTCCAAAATGATGATTGCTTGATTTTTACCAACTGGTTTTGCTATTGCCATGCATGTGGTTTATTCTTTGTTTGCTGTTCGAGATCGGCAGTTCCTATTTTCATTTGGTCTCTGCCTTTCTGGTAGCATATCATAATCTCTATGAATGTGACCGCTTACGATTTTTTGAACGCATTTTTTTCCGAAAAACTGCGCTCTGTAGAAGAGATGTTATATAACTCTATGGCCACTCTTACGAAACTTAGGAGCATAGAGGATGCTAAGAAAATGCTTTCCAGTGGTAAAAGGATACGTGCTTTATTATCCCTGCTTTCTTTTGCTCTTTGTGAAAATTTCGATACCGACGTAGAGATTCGTGCTGCTGCAACAATTGAATTAATTCATAATGCTACACTCATGCATGATGATGTTATAGATGAAAACTATATTCGTCGTGGCAAGCCTAATATAAAAAGTATCTATGGAAATAGAATAAGCGTTCTCACAGGTGACTTTCTTCTAAGTGTAGCGTTTGAGATTATTTTAGAATGTAAGAATCTCAGTGTGGTGTTGTTACTTTCGAAAACGGCAAAGCAGCTTTCTGAAGGTGAAATACTACAGCTTCAGAGTATTGGTGAGATTGTTAGTGAATCTGAGTATTTGGAGGTTATTGCAAGAAAGACGGCTGTTTTGTTTTCTGCTGCTGCAGAAATTGCGGCAATACTGACTGATAAACATGAGTATATTGTTGTCCTTAGGGAAATAGGATTTCTAATAGGTATGGCATTTCAAATTGTTGATGATGTTCTTGACTATGGAGAGTCAAAGGAAGTTGGCAAGAATGTTGGCAACGATTTTCGAGAGTGTAAATTTACCTTGCCATGCGTCATTGCATACAGAGATGCAAAATCCGAGGCTGCGAAGAAATTTTGGCGTGAGGTATTTTTTACAGAGAAAAAAGACATACAAGAAGCACGGTTTTTTATGTATGAGGTGGATGCTCTGGCGAAAGCGATGAAGGTTGCACGCGACTACCTCAGTAAGGCAGAAGAAAAACTCTCGATATTTGAAAACAGTGCAAGTTTATTCACAATGAAGACTTTTCTTAGGTACGCTGTCGAAAGGCCATATTAAATTGATTAGAATTTGTGTAATACTGACCCTGATGTTGGAACATGCCTGCTATAGAAGGTTCTGCGATAAACAATCCGTTCGGCGTAACTGTTGTTGGATTTTCTCTTTTAGGAGATATTAAAGTCTCGTGCTAGGTGATCGTATTTGTCAATTTTTTTGTTATGGCCCAGATTTATTTTCCAATAGCTGAAGCTGCAATATCTTTATATGTGGTAATTGGTTTAGGTCTGATTTCAGGAATTATGGCCGGACTTTTTGGTATTGGCGGAAATATTATTATTATTCCTACCTTGATTTTTATGGGTGTTGCGCCAGCGGTAGCAGTCTCTAGTGCTGTAAATCAGACAATTGCGTCTGGGTTTGCTAGCTTCTTGAACCAATTAAAACAGGGAAATGCAGACTTATCTATAGCCCTTTCTCTTTCCCTTAGTGGGCTATTTGGGATAACATTGGGGTCATTATTGTTAATGTATCTACGCGATAAAGGAAATGTAGATATTGCAATCTTTCTTGTGTATGTTCTCATGCTTAGTAGTACGGGATGCATCATGGCATTTGATAGCATTCGTAAATTACTGTTTTTATTGCGCAATAAAACAGGACTTAGTGAACATACAGAAAAGTCTCATAAAGGTAACTTCGTAAAATTTGTGAATAAGCTCCCTTTTCGCCGCTACTTTCATAGTGCAAAGGGTGACATAAGTCTGGTTGCTCTTTTTCTTTTTGGAGCGGTCGTAGGTTTGATTTTGTCTATATCGGGTATTGGTGGGGGATATATTCTTGTTCCCGTACTCATGTATGTTTTTAATCTTCCTGTGCGCATCGCAATAGGAACTTCGGTTGCTCAATCTGTACTCGTTTCAGTTGTCACTGTTTTTTTTCATGCAATTACCTTAGGTACAGTTGATATGCTTTTGGGGTTCTTATTGAGTATTGGCGCGATTTGTGGAGTGACTTTTGGAGCAAAATTAAACCTAATTTTGCACCCAGTGCTAATTAGATTATTGCTTGCCTTCGTGATGTTTTCTGGTGTACTTAGGTTGCTGTTTACATTACTTGTGACACCTGAAAATCCATATTCTTTTTCTGCTATTTGATAGTGACAATAAAAAGATTTTTTGTTTTTGCTGTATTTTGTCTACTGCCGTGTAAGGTAAGTGGTTTTTCTGTTATAGCCGATCTTTCGCCCAACAGGGTTGAAATACATTCCAAGTTTACTGGGAAAAAAATATTAGTTTTTGGGGCAATTATGGAAAAGGCAGACAATATTATAGTTATCGTTCATGGCCCCAAAAAAGATATTGCCGTACACAAAAAGATCAGAATTTTTGGTTTGTGGACAAATGGAGCTAAGGTCGAGATAAAGATGGTGCCTCTGTTCTTTTCTTTTTCCTCTTCAAATCAGAGATACGATGAAGTTGACAGGGTATTTCATGGAGAATTTACGCCATTTTCACATCTCTTGAGCTCCAGTAGAGAAATGAGTGCATTTGCTGAGAGTAGGGTAGGTGAGTCTCTGTATCAATTCGATAATAAGATTGAGTTAATCAATGAACGTCTCTTTCGTGGAAATATCTTTCTCCCAAGTAATGTACCAAAAGGACAGTATGTTGTCGAAGTTCTGGCACTAAAGGAAAACAGAATTATTGGGATCGAAGTAATGCCACTCCTGATAGTAAAAACAGGCTTGGATGGACGTATTTTTGAATTAAGTCACTCACGCCCACTATTTTATGCATTGACTGCAGTTATCGGTGCGCTGGTTATAGGTTGGGCTGGATTCATCTTGCCACGGACAGCAAGAACCTTACTTAAAAGTAAAGGAGAAGGGTCAAAACTGCCCTCATAAAAACCTGGAGAAGCAAAACAGCAAAGAACGGAAAGCAAGGCCCGCAAACGTTATCTTCGCGGACCTTGAATCACACCATGAAAAGACTAAATTAGTATGACACCTTCACACCAGAAGTTAGAACAAAACCTTTGTTGTTGTCTTCAGCTTTAATTCCAGCTTCCTGAGCAATGAAGCACTTAGTATTGACGTAAGGTGTGAGCTCATACGTGCTTCCAGTGATGCGATAATGCGTACCAAGAGAAACAACTCGGAGCGTATTCACACCAACACTTTTAACGAAGGTGTTATAACTCTCCATATAGTTAAGGCTAAATGCCACAGGGCCTTCTTCATATGCGGCACCAAAAGTCATGTAAGAATTGTCTCCATCTGTCGTTTTAGTTTGTCCGCTATCGTCAAAAGCCTTGCTCAAGTCAAGCTGCATATCTTTCTTTTTTTCAACGCCAGAAAGATACGTGCTACCCCATGAACCAGCAAGCTTTATAGTGTTAATCTGAGCAACTGCACCGACCTCAAAGCGTCTGAGTGGGTGATGAACATCACCGGTCGGAGCGCTAAGACCAGCCTGACCACTAAAAGAGATACCATACTTCAGATTTCCTTTTTGCCCAGCATAGGCAGCACCTAAATCAACGATATCATGGTAAGTACCATCTGCAGTGGAGTTTGTATAACCCAACGCCATCCGCAAATTGCCCAGCCCAGTAGTAATAAAGTTAGCCCTTAGAGGGTTATTATATTGGGTATAGTAATTTGTGTGTACCAAGAAAGGGTGTTGTGCATCCTTGTGGCGGCCACATGTTGTAGTGCTTCCATTCGTGGTACGTGTGGCATTTATAGGGCGTCCCTCTAGGTTAGCAAGTGTCGTCCAATTTAGATCCTCAAAACCACCACCAACGGCAGCGACTGAAGATGCATCGATTCTGAGTGGTTTCACAGCGCTTTCACTGACGCGACCCATTTCGAACCTTCCGTAACCAGTTTCAAAGAAAACGTACGCATTGTCAGCAGAAATCGCATCCTTTTTACTGAATTCTGCTTCTAGGAAACCACCATAAGCGAAATTGCTCAGTGTACGCCTAGCCTCTATTGAAAGCTTGTGTTTGTTAAACAAATCGGTGTTACGTGTGTAGTTGCCTAGAATACCACCATCGGACAGCGCCTTCACATTGTTCGTACTGTTAGCAGTCCCGTTATAAGACGCCTCAATATCTTTACCATTTGTATC
Coding sequences:
- a CDS encoding sulfite exporter TauE/SafE family protein, which translates into the protein MAQIYFPIAEAAISLYVVIGLGLISGIMAGLFGIGGNIIIIPTLIFMGVAPAVAVSSAVNQTIASGFASFLNQLKQGNADLSIALSLSLSGLFGITLGSLLLMYLRDKGNVDIAIFLVYVLMLSSTGCIMAFDSIRKLLFLLRNKTGLSEHTEKSHKGNFVKFVNKLPFRRYFHSAKGDISLVALFLFGAVVGLILSISGIGGGYILVPVLMYVFNLPVRIAIGTSVAQSVLVSVVTVFFHAITLGTVDMLLGFLLSIGAICGVTFGAKLNLILHPVLIRLLLAFVMFSGVLRLLFTLLVTPENPYSFSAI
- a CDS encoding TIGR02186 family protein, translated to MTIKRFFVFAVFCLLPCKVSGFSVIADLSPNRVEIHSKFTGKKILVFGAIMEKADNIIVIVHGPKKDIAVHKKIRIFGLWTNGAKVEIKMVPLFFSFSSSNQRYDEVDRVFHGEFTPFSHLLSSSREMSAFAESRVGESLYQFDNKIELINERLFRGNIFLPSNVPKGQYVVEVLALKENRIIGIEVMPLLIVKTGLDGRIFELSHSRPLFYALTAVIGALVIGWAGFILPRTARTLLKSKGEGSKLPS